The nucleotide window TTGTGTAAAAGAGAGTGAAGAACTTCCCTTCATCTTGAGATGTCTTATTCTGTGGCTTCATGTACATATAAATTAGTGTTCCATAAAACAGTGTTACGACTGTGAGGTGGGAACCACATGTATTTAGAACCTTACGCCACCTTGCTGCTGACTTGATCCTCATTACAGCTTGAGCGATGACTCCATATGAGATAAGAATTAATGATAAAGGTACTAGAAGAAATATCACTCCGAGAGTAAAGACAATGATCTCAATCACTTTTGAATAAACACAAGCCATCTTGATCAAAGCTGGCATCTCACAGAAAAAATTATCCACTTTCCTGTGCCCACATCTTGGCAACTTCAAAGTCAAGGAACAAAGAATTAAGGCACTGCCAAGACCACCCAACCAGGCAGTCAGCACCATCCTCTGGCATAGCTGAGGGTGCATGATTACTGTGTAGTGAAGAGGTTGACAGACAGCAGcatagcggtcataggccatcacgGCCAAGAGAAGACATTCTGTGGCTCCCAAGTCAAGGGCAAAGAAGAACTGGAGCACACACCCTCCATATGTAATTGATTTCTTTGGACCCCATAGATTTACCAGCATCTGGGGGATAATGCTAGTTGTATAACAGAGGTCCAGAAAAGACAGATTGGATAAGAAGAAATACATGGGAGTATGGAGCTGGGCATCCAGATAAGACACAAGAATGATGGTTGTGTTTCCTACCAAAGTCATGACATAGAAGATGAAGACAACTGCAGAGATGATGCGTTCTAACTGTGGTCGGTCAGAAAACCCCAGAAGGATGAAGTCTGTCCCAGAACTTCTGTTGTTTGTTTCCATTGATCTTTGTGAAAGTCTATGAGACAATATCATGGTAATGAAGATATATAATTAGGTGAAACTAAAAATGAAGTTAGTAATAATGAGTATCTAAAATTCACTTATTTGCATGTTTTTCCCTATTTGGAGCATCTCTTTTAGCTTTCCCCAGTGTTATGTGTCCAGAGTACTTGCATATTTAAACGCatcaaacacattttaaaataatattctgaaTCCaaacatattgaaaaataaatcacCAGAGGCTTAATATTTTATGTCATcaattgttttatgtatttttaagtaataaatcTATAAAGTCAATTGTGTGATTTTTAAGAGTAggatatactttattttttccttgaaacTATGATGTAAGCATCACTTAATCATAAGTATTTTCCTCATCAAAAGGGTGGAGTTTGAGGTAAACATATTTTCTTGGCATAGGTGCAATAATTTGATAGCAGAATCACATctcatattcattttaaaatgtctatatcaCCAGCTACTTTCATAATCACACTCATGATTAGTATCAACTTCCTTATATTTTGCATTCTCAACATTCCAAGTAcagttgttttctaaattttggtATATCTTTGGACACTGCTTTTTATGTGAACATGTTTTTGGTTAATAACCTTAACTTGCCTTAACCAAAcacaaatgtttcaaaaatacttttaataacTAATGTAAGGGATCTTCAAAcaggtcatggaaaatatgtattatgaaagaaagtatgcatgtatttcaaaattttatgccACAAAACAAACTCATCCTAGTTTGTTTTAATATGAATAGGGTCTAGTTTGTGGTACTGTGaagattaaaatatcaatttctttGATATGATTAAATGAAAAGGGTACTATCAGAGTAATATGAATTCTATTGAAATTGAAGCGAGCACAGATATCAAATGTATGGTGAAGCTTGGATGGAAGAACTGTGAAGTCATTGATGATTTACAGAAAATTTACAGAAACAATGCCCTCAAAGATAGCATTTTACAAAtgggcagctcatttcaagaagTGATGAGATGATGTTAAAGATGAAGTCTGCAGCGGTAGACCATCCACAAAAATTTGAGACATAAAGAATCTTGTTTGTTCCTTAATTGactaacagcagaaacaatagccaGCACCATGGATATCTCAACTGTTTTGGTTTACACCATTCTGACTGAAGAACTAAAGTTGAGTTAAATTTCTGCTTGGCAGGTGCCAGACTGTTGCATCTGCATCAGCTCATAGAAAgtcagagattttattttaacactgggacaaatttttttttatcttttatttaatgaatataagtttccaaagtacgaataatggattactatggcttccccccgataccgtccctcccacccacaaccctcccctttcccactccctctccccttccattcacatcaagattcattttcgattatcttaatatacagaagatcagcttagtataccttaagtaaggatttcaacagtttgctcccacacagaaacataaagtgaaaaataatagatgattttttttaaatgatgatgaaatcagatcagacctattgtcatgtttaatcccagtgagagtcaagttgggagttgatagtttcttttcttttctttttctttttcttttttttctttttttttttttttacagaggatcagtttagtatgcattaagtaaagatttcaacagtttgcacccccatagaaacacaaagtgaaatatattgtttgagtactcgttatagcattaaatctcaatgcacagcacattaaggacagagatcctacatgaggagtaagtgcacagtgactcctgttgttgactttaccaattgacactcctgtctatggcatcagcaatccccctatgctccagtcatgagtttccaaggctatggaagccccttgagttaaCACTGGGacaaattttaacaaatttttttcaaaaaatttaaataagtggGACAGAGAtcttgaagcttttttttttttttttttttactatttatttgacagatgacagatagagttagacagtgagagagagggacagagagaaagatcttcattccgttggttcacccccttcaTGGctgctacactgatctgaagccaggagccaggtgcttcttcctgggcttctatgtgggtgcaggggctcaagcacttgggccatcctccactgccttcctgggccacagcagagagctggactggaagaagagcaactgggactagaattggtgcccaatATTggaagctggtgccacaggcagaggattaaccaaatgcaccacggcactggccccaaagcatTTCTTCAAGGGAATGTAATAGGAGAAGAAACATGGCTTCTTCAATATAACCCTGAAGACAAAACACTATCACAACAATGGTACCAAGTGGTAGAAGAATCCAGTCATGGGAAAGACTCCACccaggtcacccatatgggtagcaggggcccaggtacttggaccatcttctgctgctttccctattccattagcagggagctggattgaagcagaacagctggaactggtaCCAGCACTCAGATACA belongs to Oryctolagus cuniculus chromosome 5, mOryCun1.1, whole genome shotgun sequence and includes:
- the LOC108177328 gene encoding putative olfactory receptor 2W6; protein product: METNNRSSGTDFILLGFSDRPQLERIISAVVFIFYVMTLVGNTTIILVSYLDAQLHTPMYFFLSNLSFLDLCYTTSIIPQMLVNLWGPKKSITYGGCVLQFFFALDLGATECLLLAVMAYDRYAAVCQPLHYTVIMHPQLCQRMVLTAWLGGLGSALILCSLTLKLPRCGHRKVDNFFCEMPALIKMACVYSKVIEIIVFTLGVIFLLVPLSLILISYGVIAQAVMRIKSAARWRKVLNTCGSHLTVVTLFYGTLIYMYMKPQNKTSQDEGKFFTLFYTIVTPSLNPLIYTLRNKDVKSAMKRILLIKICSSTSC